A genomic stretch from Spongiibacter nanhainus includes:
- a CDS encoding acyl-CoA thioesterase encodes MTATTIDWDYPNPFTLTICVEDQHIDGLGHANNAAYVIWCQDAGWQHSQHLGLDLNAYCELDAAMAIRHAEYDYAGAAYAGERCVMATWLTGNDGRLTMERRFQLVREEDGKTLLRARWQVVCIRKSSGRPRRMPQAFLDRYGAAVINPAR; translated from the coding sequence ATGACTGCTACCACTATTGACTGGGACTACCCCAACCCCTTCACGTTGACTATCTGTGTAGAAGACCAACACATAGATGGACTGGGACATGCCAATAACGCGGCCTACGTGATCTGGTGCCAGGACGCCGGCTGGCAGCACTCCCAACATTTAGGCCTGGATCTCAATGCCTACTGCGAACTCGACGCCGCCATGGCTATCCGCCATGCCGAATATGATTACGCCGGTGCCGCCTACGCAGGCGAGCGCTGCGTTATGGCAACCTGGCTCACCGGAAACGACGGCCGCCTGACGATGGAGCGGCGCTTCCAATTGGTCCGGGAGGAGGATGGCAAAACGCTGCTCCGCGCCCGCTGGCAAGTGGTCTGCATTCGCAAAAGCAGCGGTCGACCGCGCCGCATGCCACAGGCCTTTCTGGATCGCTACGGCGCAGCCGTAATCAATCCGGCACGCTGA